One genomic region from Rosa rugosa chromosome 1, drRosRugo1.1, whole genome shotgun sequence encodes:
- the LOC133727364 gene encoding uncharacterized membrane protein At3g27390 isoform X2, whose product MDLSQTGRAGLKALYVVFAFCSALFLGFLKSVLVGPVSALIMIIGNVGIILGLFPAHVAWIIYTLIKIDRFDVPLKVAILFGLPALFGIWLGLSIAGSVLVGLGYGFFTPWVSTFEAFRHGNELKKFKHCVIDGTWGTVKGSCTVVRDFADICYHSYPLYLKELRESPASEEVKTLRLIHVPACILVGVLGLMVEIPLYTAIAVVKSPYMLFKGWYRLIHDLISREGPFLEVACIPIAGLTILMWPIVVVGSILLTVVSSIFVGLYAAVERSFKRGVTYVIAMVAEFDEYTNDWLYLREGTIFPKPHYRKRVVSQPSELSVRGRLAAGGKLSSAPMEAPAMHMPSAANSRSVREAIHEVKMVQIWGHMMRSCELRAKQLLDAEVITPSDLYEWLKSENSNEGCIIGVGLPCYSFLHTLLCSIRSNSAGLQLLDDVEVTYLNRPHDKLMDWFFNPIMVLKEQVKVIKLEEGEVRFLEKVLLFRSNTQRMEAWDNGSLIPQDALRAAQIEGISRRMIGMMRGVSKFPTYRRRFHQVVKNLITYSIQKESTVAPSSIESTSIEDV is encoded by the exons ATGGATTTGTCACAAACTGGGAGAGCTGGGCTGAAAGCTCTCTATGTGGTGTTTGCTTTCTGCTCTGctctctttctgggttttctcaAAA GTGTTCTTGTGGGTCCTGTTTCTGCTCTAATAATGATTATAGGGAATGTGGGAATCATATTGGGCTTGTTTCCTGCACATGTTGCCTGGATAATCTACACTCTTATAAA GATTGATAGATTTGATGTACCACTTAAAGTTGCAATATTGTTTGGCTTGCCTGCCCTGTTTGGTATCTGGCTGGGTTTGAGCATAGCTGGGAGTGTTCTTGTGGGATTGGGCTATGGGTTCTTCACCCCTTGGGTTTCTACTTTTGAGGCTTTTAGGCATGGCAATGAGTTGAAGAAGTTCAAACATTGTGTTATT GATGGAACTTGGGGAACTGTTAAAGGAAGCTGTACTGTAGTTAGAGACTTTGCAGACATATGTTACCACTCGTACCCGCTCTACTTGAAGGAGTTGCGTGAATCCCCTGCTTCAGAAGAAGTTAAAACTCTAAG GTTGATTCATGTACCAGCATGTATACTAGTTGGTGTGCTGGGGCTAATGGTGGAGATTCCTCTTTACACTGCAATTGCTGTTGTGAAGAGTCCATATATGCTGTTTAAGGGCTGGTATCGACTGATTCATGATCTGATTAGTCGAGAAGGACCATTTCTTGAAGTAGCTTGCATCCCTATTGCTGGTTTGACAATCCTCATGTGGCCAATTGTGGTTGTTGGAAGCATCTTACTGACAGTTGTCTCCAGCATTTTTGTTGGATTATATGCAGCAGTG GAAAGATCTTTCAAGAGAGGTGTGACTTACGTGATTGCAATGGTTGCTGAGTTTGATGAGTACACAAATGACTGGTTATATCTTCGAGAGGGCACCATCTTTCCGAA GCCCCATTATCGAAAAAGAGTTGTTTCTCAACCATCAGAGCTTTCTGTCCGAGGAAGGCTGGCAGCTGGAGGTAAGCTCAGTTCTGCTCCAATGGAGGCACCTGCAATGCATATGCCAAGTGCGGCCAATTCAAGATCAGTTAGAGAGGCTATACATGAAGTAAAAATGGTACAG ATATGGGGACATATGATGAGATCCTGCGAACTGAGGGCTAAGCAACTGTTGGATGCAGAAGTTATAACCCCAAGTGATCTCTATGAATGGTTGAAATCTGAGAACAGCAATGAAGGGTGCATCATTGGTGTTGGTTTGCCTTGTTATTCATTCTTGCACACACTTCTCTGCTCCATCAGATCAAATTCGGCTGGTTTGCAGCTGCTTGATGATGTTGAAGTTACCTATTTGAATAGACCACATGACAAACTGATGGACTGGTTCTTTAATCCTATAATGGTCCTGAAGGAACAGGTCAAGGTCATAAAATTGGAAGAGGGTGAAGTGAGATTTCTGGAGAAAGTACTACTTTTCAGAAGCAATACACAGCGCATGGAGGCTTGGGATAATGGAAGTTTAATACCTCAAGATGCTCTAAGAGCTGCTCAAATCGAAGGCATTAGTAGAAG GATGATTGGGATGATGAGAGGTGTGTCAAAATTTCCCACTTATAGGAGGAGATTTCACCAAGTTGTGAAGAACTTGATCACATATTCCATACAGAAGGAGTCTACTGTTGCGCCCAGTTCCATCGAATCTACCTCCATCGAAGATGTTTAG
- the LOC133711319 gene encoding E3 ubiquitin-protein ligase ATL4-like, translating to MLSSAIVILILFILAVAALLLFYYLRRLRSQPLRQPAAAAPVQSSHSRRRQVSPAPSSAGLLLPRFKFSDLKRPGSVTVGGDCAICLAEFEPDHVLRLLPLCLHAFHVDCIDSWLAGDSLICPVCRAEVFRSDSDLLQAASAGGSFRLAIGSVSRGRRQDTAANSSSRTHSIRGGEFEYVVDEEWELQLRDAVLLPVHDEGEDNEIVAVVIDSQPPPSTAQTLEYQSSCGMIFTGSSRRWTELSEGLEMIYRWLS from the coding sequence ATGTTATCGTCGGCGATTGTGATCCTCATCCTCTTCATCCTAGCCGTCGCTGCTTTGCTCCTCTTCTACTACCTCCGCCGCCTCCGATCACAACCTCTCCGTCAACCAGCCGCCGCCGCGCCTGTCCAGAGCTCACACTCTCGCCGCCGGCAAGTCTCTCCTGCGCCTTCCTCCGCCGGCCTCCTCCTCCCGCGCTTCAAATTTTCCGACCTGAAACGCCCCGGCTCCGTCACCGTCGGCGGAGACTGCGCGATTTGCCTGGCGGAGTTCGAGCCGGACCACGTGCTCCGCCTCCTCCCTCTCTGCCTCCACGCCTTCCACGTGGATTGCATCGACAGCTGGCTCGCCGGCGACTCGCTGATTTGTCCGGTTTGCCGCGCCGAGGTCTTCCGGTCCGACTCAGACCTCCTCCAGGCAGCCTCCGCCGGCGGAAGCTTCCGGCTGGCAATCGGCAGCGTCAGCCGCGGCCGGCGGCAAGACACGGCGGCGAATTCGAGCTCTCGAACTCACTCAATTCGCGGAGGTGAATTCGAGTATGTTGTGGATGAGGAGTGGGAGCTTCAACTGAGAGATGCGGTTCTTCTTCCTGTTCACGACGAAGGCGAGGATAACGAGATCGTCGCCGTCGTTATCGACAGTCAACCTCCGCCGTCTACGGCGCAAACTTTGGAGTATCAGAGCTCCTGCGGCATGATTTTCACAGGGAGCAGCCGTCGTTGGACGGAGTTATCCGAGGGACTGGAAATGATTTACCGGTGGCTATCCTGA
- the LOC133727364 gene encoding uncharacterized membrane protein At3g27390 isoform X1, with translation MDLSQTGRAGLKALYVVFAFCSALFLGFLKSVLVGPVSALIMIIGNVGIILGLFPAHVAWIIYTLIKIDRFDVPLKVAILFGLPALFGIWLGLSIAGSVLVGLGYGFFTPWVSTFEAFRHGNELKKFKHCVIDGTWGTVKGSCTVVRDFADICYHSYPLYLKELRESPASEEVKTLRLIHVPACILVGVLGLMVEIPLYTAIAVVKSPYMLFKGWYRLIHDLISREGPFLEVACIPIAGLTILMWPIVVVGSILLTVVSSIFVGLYAAVVVYQERSFKRGVTYVIAMVAEFDEYTNDWLYLREGTIFPKPHYRKRVVSQPSELSVRGRLAAGGKLSSAPMEAPAMHMPSAANSRSVREAIHEVKMVQIWGHMMRSCELRAKQLLDAEVITPSDLYEWLKSENSNEGCIIGVGLPCYSFLHTLLCSIRSNSAGLQLLDDVEVTYLNRPHDKLMDWFFNPIMVLKEQVKVIKLEEGEVRFLEKVLLFRSNTQRMEAWDNGSLIPQDALRAAQIEGISRRMIGMMRGVSKFPTYRRRFHQVVKNLITYSIQKESTVAPSSIESTSIEDV, from the exons ATGGATTTGTCACAAACTGGGAGAGCTGGGCTGAAAGCTCTCTATGTGGTGTTTGCTTTCTGCTCTGctctctttctgggttttctcaAAA GTGTTCTTGTGGGTCCTGTTTCTGCTCTAATAATGATTATAGGGAATGTGGGAATCATATTGGGCTTGTTTCCTGCACATGTTGCCTGGATAATCTACACTCTTATAAA GATTGATAGATTTGATGTACCACTTAAAGTTGCAATATTGTTTGGCTTGCCTGCCCTGTTTGGTATCTGGCTGGGTTTGAGCATAGCTGGGAGTGTTCTTGTGGGATTGGGCTATGGGTTCTTCACCCCTTGGGTTTCTACTTTTGAGGCTTTTAGGCATGGCAATGAGTTGAAGAAGTTCAAACATTGTGTTATT GATGGAACTTGGGGAACTGTTAAAGGAAGCTGTACTGTAGTTAGAGACTTTGCAGACATATGTTACCACTCGTACCCGCTCTACTTGAAGGAGTTGCGTGAATCCCCTGCTTCAGAAGAAGTTAAAACTCTAAG GTTGATTCATGTACCAGCATGTATACTAGTTGGTGTGCTGGGGCTAATGGTGGAGATTCCTCTTTACACTGCAATTGCTGTTGTGAAGAGTCCATATATGCTGTTTAAGGGCTGGTATCGACTGATTCATGATCTGATTAGTCGAGAAGGACCATTTCTTGAAGTAGCTTGCATCCCTATTGCTGGTTTGACAATCCTCATGTGGCCAATTGTGGTTGTTGGAAGCATCTTACTGACAGTTGTCTCCAGCATTTTTGTTGGATTATATGCAGCAGTGGTAGTATATCAG GAAAGATCTTTCAAGAGAGGTGTGACTTACGTGATTGCAATGGTTGCTGAGTTTGATGAGTACACAAATGACTGGTTATATCTTCGAGAGGGCACCATCTTTCCGAA GCCCCATTATCGAAAAAGAGTTGTTTCTCAACCATCAGAGCTTTCTGTCCGAGGAAGGCTGGCAGCTGGAGGTAAGCTCAGTTCTGCTCCAATGGAGGCACCTGCAATGCATATGCCAAGTGCGGCCAATTCAAGATCAGTTAGAGAGGCTATACATGAAGTAAAAATGGTACAG ATATGGGGACATATGATGAGATCCTGCGAACTGAGGGCTAAGCAACTGTTGGATGCAGAAGTTATAACCCCAAGTGATCTCTATGAATGGTTGAAATCTGAGAACAGCAATGAAGGGTGCATCATTGGTGTTGGTTTGCCTTGTTATTCATTCTTGCACACACTTCTCTGCTCCATCAGATCAAATTCGGCTGGTTTGCAGCTGCTTGATGATGTTGAAGTTACCTATTTGAATAGACCACATGACAAACTGATGGACTGGTTCTTTAATCCTATAATGGTCCTGAAGGAACAGGTCAAGGTCATAAAATTGGAAGAGGGTGAAGTGAGATTTCTGGAGAAAGTACTACTTTTCAGAAGCAATACACAGCGCATGGAGGCTTGGGATAATGGAAGTTTAATACCTCAAGATGCTCTAAGAGCTGCTCAAATCGAAGGCATTAGTAGAAG GATGATTGGGATGATGAGAGGTGTGTCAAAATTTCCCACTTATAGGAGGAGATTTCACCAAGTTGTGAAGAACTTGATCACATATTCCATACAGAAGGAGTCTACTGTTGCGCCCAGTTCCATCGAATCTACCTCCATCGAAGATGTTTAG
- the LOC133720528 gene encoding F-box protein At4g22280-like — protein MVEPNSKGGYNLRKRKKKDVADDMVDRISGLPDEIVVSILSLLPLKEAQATSILSRRWQYLWAYSTNLNFDAEKNLMRLNELKGEACELEMCRYVSWVDSVLKQHRALNIERFRVFFKLGHRICIDEWIQFAMRKGVQMLELDFSAYLLIGKYRFSNKLLGISETSGLKSLCSEYVGFKCLKVLDLKTVNVDQEVLEYFLFNCRVLERLSVFDSSTLVNLKVGGHSIALKYLVIQQCKNIKTIEICDANLVSFVYDGHVRNLVLSNLPRLVEVSLSGWYAHDFIEIAFFHLSCCLSQLEILKLSYTVAWQKMDPVISSLPNLKLLELVFNNYENCALLHLASFIKKTPYLHTLVLKLTKYGSKKSPFAKKRAAKCSHDCLKVVEIVGFYGTSRHIELVTYLTKTAINLEKIVFDPVARWSPRFDRLDQSAVKDEEWSRAQARQLKETMPATLEVVCL, from the exons ATGGTTGAACCAAATAGCAAG GGTGGTTACaacttgagaaaaagaaagaagaaagatgtTGCTGACGACATGGTCGACAGAATCAGTGGATTGCCGgatgaaattgttgtgagtATACTGTCTCTGTTGCCCCTGAAGGAAGCACAAGCTACTAGTATCCTTTCTAGGAGGTGGCAGTATTTGTGGGCCTATAGTACCAATCTCAACTTTGATGCTGAGAAAAATTTAATGAGATTGAATGAGCTCAAAGGAGAAGCGTGCGAATTGGAAATGTGTAGGTACGTCAGTTGGGTGGATAGCGTGTTGAAACAGCATAGAGCCTTAAACATTGAGCGATTCAGGGTTTTTTTTAAACTTGGTCATAGAATTTGTATTGATGAATGGATTCAATTTGCAATGAGGAAAGGAGTTCAAATGCTTGAGTTGGACTTCTCTGCATATCTATTGATTGGGAAATACAGATTTAGTAACAAACTGTTAGGTATCAGCGAAACCTCTGGTTTGAAGTCCTTGTGTTCTGAATACGTTGGTTTTAAGTGCCTCAAAGTTCTTGATCTGAAAACAGTTAATGTGGACCAAGAAGTTCTTGAGTACTTTTTGTTTAACTGTCGAGTTCTTGAACGACTGTCCGTGTTTGATTCTTCAACATTGGTTAATCTAAAAGTTGGGGGTCATTCCATTGCGTTGAAGTACTTGGTGATACAACAATGCAAAAATATCAAAACCATTGAGATTTGTGATGCAAACCTAGTTTCATTTGTTTATGATGGACATGTGAGAAACTTGGTTCTTAGTAATCTACCGCGTCTTGTTGAGGTTTCCCTTTCTGGATGGTATGCACATGATTTCATAGAGATTGCCTTCTTTCACCTTTCCTGCTGTCTTTCTCAACTGGAGATTCTCAAACTCAGTTATACGGTTGCG TGGCAGAAAATGGACCCCGTGATTTCTTCATTACCTAATCTCAAGCTTTTGGAATTAGTCTTTAATAACTATGAAAACTGTGCTCTACTTCATCTCGCTTCTTTCATTAAGAAGACTCCTTACTTGCACACACTTGTGTTGAAG TTAACCAAATATGGGAGTAAAAAAAGTCCCTTTGCCAAGAAGAGAGCCGCAAAATGCTCCCATGATTGTCTAAAGGTGGTGGAAATAGTAGGATTCTATGGCACCAGCCGTCATATTGAACTTGTGACGTACTTGACAAAAACTGCAATTAATCTGGAGAAAATTGTTTTTGATCCTGTTGCCCGTTGGTCTCCCAGATTTGACAGACTAGATCAGTCTGCAGTGAAGGATGAAGAGTGGTCAAGAGCTCAGGCTCGGCAGCTTAAAGAAACAATGCCTGCAACTCTAGAAGTTGTGTGCCTGTAG
- the LOC133727362 gene encoding putative glutamine amidotransferase GAT1_2.1: MYSDLSVILPRVLIVSRRTVRKNKFVDFVGEYHLDLIIRYGAVPVIVPRVNGVHMLLESFEPIHGVLLCEGEDIDPSLYQSGGDDGVSEEELEEIRRLHVSDTAIDKEKDSIELRLAKLCLERNIPYLGICRGSQVLNVACGGTLYQDIETELSKNSKIDENKVQHMNYDDYDGHRHEVEVVDDTPLHHWFKEEHINERGKLEIRVNSYHHQGVKRLAHRFLPMAFARDGLIEAFYDPDAYNPDQGKFIMGLQFHPERMRMPDSDQFDYPGCPSAYKEFVKAAVAYQKKLNSLSSSSSVPSQLPLKLDSAVEIKRDRIVRSFSIARHLYTTGRSMMHSIKESELEAGAEFLESNAALSLQQQNRLKQMGATVRNSGSYIERLKLNEGREKLARNVMAKMSFEQVSDLMAFYHMMGQICSEVLEKKLNGMQ, from the exons ATGTATTCTGATCTGTCTGTGATCCTTCCTCGCGTTCTCATCGTCTCTAGACGTACGGTTCGCAAGAACAAGTTCGTAGATTTTGTGG GTGAATATCATCTCGATCTTATAATAAGGTATGGTGCAGTACCAGTAATTGTTCCCCGAGTAAATGGGGTGCATATGTTATTGGAGAGCTTCGAGCCGATTCATGGAGTTTTGCTTTGTGAAGGAGAGGATATTGATCCCTCTCTTTACCAAAGCGGCGGCGACGACGGCGTTTCCGAGGAAGAACTGGAAGAAATCAGGAGGCTTCATGTAAGCGACACGGCCATCGATAAGGAGAAAGATTCAATCGAGCTGAGGCTGGCCAAGCTTTGCCTCGAGAGGAACATACCCTACTTGGGAATATGCAGAGGTTCACAAGTCTTAAATGTTGCATGTGGAGGTACCCTTTACCAGGATATAGAAACCGAGCTCTCTAAGAACTCCAAGATCGATGAGAATAAGGTTCAACATATGAATTACGACGACTACGACGGACATAGACATGAGGTTGAGGTGGTTGACGATACTCCTTTGCACCATTGGTTTAAGGAGGAACATATTAACGAGAGAGGCAAGTTGGAGATTCGGGTTAATAGTTATCACCATCAAGGTGTTAAGAGATTGGCACACCGTTTTCTGCCAATGGCTTTTGCAAGAGATGGTTTGATCGAAGCCTTCTATGATCCGGATGCTTATAATCCCGACCAAGGTAAGTTTATTATGGGACTCCAATTCCATCCCGAAAGAATGAGAATGCCCGATTCTGACCAATTTGATTACCCTGGTTGCCCATCTGCCTATAAG GAATTTGTCAAAGCAGCAGTGGCTTACCAGAAGAAGCTTAATAGCTTAAGCTCCTCATCATCAGTACCGTCACAGTTGCCTTTAAAGCTTGACAGCGCAGTGGAGATAAAGAGAGACAGGATAGTAAGGAGTTTCTCAATTGCCAGACACTTATATACTACTGGTCGTAGTATGATGCATTCAATCAAAGAATCAGAACTCGAAGCCGGGGCAGAATTCCTTGAG TCAAACGCAGCGTTGAGTTTACAACAGCAGAATAGATTGAAGCAAATGGGTGCAACAGTGAGGAATTCAGGTTCCTACATAGAGAGACTGAAATTGAATGAGGGGAGAGAAAAACTAGCAAGGAACGTGATGGCGAAAATGTCCTTTGAGCAAGTATCTGATCTCATGGCCTTCTACCATATGATGGGACAAATTTGTTCAGAAGTGTTGGAGAAAAAGCTAAACGGCATGCAATAA
- the LOC133727361 gene encoding cyclin-dependent kinase inhibitor 7-like, which yields MEAKTAETSSVKKRKVEVAQLVKSKLVHLDKKPRRSVETISKVAEGRECTDVATVREPKEEDDDAVCASPRSSGSDDHVDDTSCCSSNGSSELVEDGHNLKFVDLVEDDGDDVESDEVESRTYNPLRERRQMTPSSNIQPQPTPAEPRRGSPAEKMPTELELEEFFTAGEKDIQNKFSQKYNYDLTKDEPLEGRYEWTRLKP from the exons ATGGAGGCCAAGACGGCGGAAACCAGCTCAGTCAAGAAGAGGAAGGTGGAAGTTGCACAGTTGGTCAAATCCAAACTCGTTCACCTCGACAAGAAGCCGAGACGTAGTGTTGAAACCATATCGAAAGTAGCAGAGGGAAGAGAGTGTACTGATGTTGCTACTGTTCGGGAACCAAAGGAGGAAGATGATGACGCTGTTTGCGCCAGCCCTAGGAGCTCAGGCTCCGATGATCACGTCGACGACACCTCCTGTTGCTCTAGTAACGGCTCGAGTGAGCTGGTGGAAGATGGACATAACCTCAAATTCGTAGATCTGGTGGAG GATGACGGTGATGATGTTGAGAGTGACGAAGTTGAATCGCGGACGTATAATCCACTCAGAGAAAG GAGACAGATGACGCCTTCTAGCAACATTCAACCTCAACCAACGCCGGCGGAACCTCGGCGAGGTTCCCCGGCAGAGAAAATGCCTACAGAATTGGAGCTGGAAGAATTCTTCACGGCGGGCGAGAAAGACATCCAAAATAAATTTTCACAGAA ATATAACTACGATCTAACGAAGGACGAGCCGTTGGAAGGACGTTACGAATGGACTCGATTAAAGCCATAG
- the LOC133711248 gene encoding photosystem I P700 chlorophyll a apoprotein A1, producing the protein MVLSDMYFHGALFSNYEAWLSDPTHIGPSAQVVWPIVGQEILNGDVGGGFRGIQITSGFFQLWRAGGITSELQLYCTAIGALVFAALMLFAGWFHYHKAAPKLAWFQDVESMLNHHLAGLLGLGSLGWAGHQVHVSLPINQFLNAGVDPKEIPLPHEFILNRDLLAQLYPSFAEGATPFFTLNWSKYAEFLTFRGGLDSVTGGLWLTDIAHHHLAIAILFLVAGHMYKTN; encoded by the coding sequence ATGGTGCTGAGTGATATGTATTTCCACGGTGCTCTTTTTTCCAATTATGAAGCATGGCTAAGTGATCCTACTCACATTGGACCTAGTGCCCAGGTGGTTTGGCCAATAGTGGGTCAAGAAATATTGAATGGTGATGTAGGCGGGGGTTTCCGAGGAATACAAATAACCTCTGGGTTTTTTCAGCTTTGGCGAGCAGGTGGAATAACTAGTGAATTACAACTCTATTGTACTGCAATTGGTGCATTGGTCTTTGCTGCCTTAATGCTTTTTGCGGGTTGGTTCCATTATCACAAAGCTGCTCCGAAATTGGCTTGGTTCCAAGATGTAGAATCTATGTTGAATCACCATTTAGCAGGGCTATTAGGCCTTGGGTCTCTTGGTTGGGCGGGGCATCAAGTACACGTATCGTTACCAATTAACCAATTTCTAAACGCTGGAGTAGATCCTAAAGAGATTCCACTTCCTCATGAATTTATCTTGAATCGGGATCTTTTGGCTCAACTTTATCCCAGTTTTGCTGAGGGAGCGACCCCATTTTTCACCTTGAATTGGTCAAAATATGCGGAATTTCTTACTTTTCGTGGAGGATTAGATTCAGTAACTGGAGGTCTATGGCTGACCGATATTGCACACCATCATTTAGCTATTGCAATTCTTTTCCTGGTAGCGGGTCACATGTATAAGACCAATTga
- the LOC133711390 gene encoding uncharacterized protein LOC133711390 codes for MRKGVQMLELDFSAYTGLFDEKYIFSNKLLGISVTSALKSLCSEYIDFKCLEVLDLKTVNVDQEVLEYFLSNCSLLERLIVYASSSFVNLRVVGQSIALKYLGIEICDANLVSFIYEGDLRNLLFRNLRLLVEVYFLERLRHDVLEIAFRSFSFCLSQLEIILKLNCTIVWLERDFVIPLLPNLKRLELAFDEDEDCALLHLISFIKESPCLHTLVLLVKLQVIAIYV; via the exons ATGAGGAAAGGAGTTCAAATGCTTGAGTTGGACTTCTCTGCATATACAGGTCTATTtgatgaaaaatacatatttagTAACAAACTGTTAGGTATCAGCGTAACCTCTGCTTTGAAGTCCTTGTGTTCTGAATACATCGATTTTAAGTGCCTTGAAGTTCTTGATTTGAAAACAGTTAATGTAGACCAAGAAGTTCTTGAGTACTTCTTGTCTAACTGTTCACTTCTTGAACGACTGATCGTGTATGCTTCCTCATCATTTGTTAATCTGAGAGTTGTTGGTCAATCGATTGCATTGAAGTACTTAGGCATTGAGATATGTGATGCAAACCTAGTCTCATTTATTTATGAAGGAGATCTGCGAAACTTGCTTTTTAGAAATCTACGACTTCTTGTTGAGGTTTACTTTTTGGAAAGGTTGCGACATGATGTATTAGAGATTGCCTTCCGGTCCTTTTCCTTCTGTCTTTCTCAACTGGAGATCATTCTCAAACTCAATTGTACGATTGTT TGGCTCGAAAGGGATTTTGTAATTCCTTTGTTACCTAATCTCAAGCGTTTGGAATTAGcatttgatgaagatgaagactgTGCTCTTCTCCATCTCATATCTTTTATTAAGGAATCTCCTTGCTTGCATACACTAGTGTTGCTG GTTAAATTACAAGTTATCGCTATTTATGTTTAG